In Microaerobacter geothermalis, the genomic stretch CGATTTATCCATTTCTCAACCTTTATGGAAAAATGGATAATTCGGGGTATCATTCTATTTTTTATTTTTTTATTTATATCGCAATTGCTACTTCAATTTTCTGCCTTCCGTAATCAATGGGTGAGAACAGATCGATTGGAGCAAGTCATTCCCATTGATTCCCTAAAAAACCTATGATATAGTTAAAAGTAAGTGAATAAGGGTTGATTGTCCTGTTGTCTTTGTCGTTAACTCGCCGGTCATTTTTCATTTTAAAATGAATCGAATAATGGTAAAACTTATGAAGCAGGCAACCCCTGCTTTATTCTTTTTAAAATCGTAATTTTTCTTGAGAGGTGAACAATGAATCATCATTTTTTATCCATTGCCATCGATGGTCCGGCAGGAGCAGGTAAGAGTACAGTTGCCCAAATTCTTGCACAAAAGCTGGGATATACCTATATTGATACCGGGGCGATGTATCGGGCTCTTACTTGGAAAGCTCTTAGGGAAGGAATTTCTCCCCATGACGAGGAGGGGTTGGTTGCGTTATTGCAGGATATGGCCTATTCCTTTCCTTATCGTGATCAAGAACAAAAAATTTATGTGAATGGAGAAGATATCTCTGAATTTATCCGAGACCCGGAAGTGACACGTCATGTATCGGAGGTGGCCAAGTGGCCTCAAGTTCGACGAGAATTGGTTGAACGTCAAAGGGAGCTAGCCTCCAAGAGCAATGTTGTTATGGATGGAAGGGACATTGGTTCCCATGTTCTTCCCCACGCTAATACGAAGATATTTTTAACGGCTTCCATTGAAGAAAGGGCTTTAAGAAGATACCAGGATTTGTTAAACAAAGGGTATTTGGCCGATTTGGAACAAATAAAGGATGAGATTATACTTCGGGATAAGAAGGACAGTGAAAGGGAGCATTTTCCCTTAAAGGTGGCTTCAAATGCCGTCATTTTGGACACAACCGGACATAGCATCGAAGAGGTGGTATCAAAAATTATTAAAATACATCGAACAAAAATAGGCGGAGGAGAGTAACATGTGGTATAAGATATTTAAGTTCTTATTCCAGGTACTATTTCGCTCTCTCTATTTTTGGAAAATAGCAGGCACTCACTATATACCCAAAAACGGGCCGGTCATTATTTGTTCCAATCACATTAATAATTTAGATCCGCCTTTGGTAGGTTCAGCTATTAAAAGAAAGGTGTACTTCATGGCTAAAGAAGAATTGTTTCGGATTCCCGTACTTTCTTATCTCATTACGAAGTTTGGCGCCTTTCCCGTAAAAAGGGGAAGTGCAGATATCCAGGCATTAAAGCAATCATTACGGATTTTAAAAGATGGGAATGTTTTAGGCATCTTTCCTGAGGGGACCCGAAGCAAAACCGGAAAACTTGGAAAACCATATCCGGGGGCAGCTTCCATCGCCTTGAAGTCTAAAGCGGTAGTCATTCCCGCAGCTATTATTGGACCTTATCGTCTTTTTAGACCTGTTACCATTATTTTTGGTCCGCCTGTGGATCTATCGATGTTTTATGATCAAAAAGGGAATGAAACCGTAGAAATGGCAAGTGAAAAAATAATGAATGCCATTGGTGAAATAATTGATTCATACCAGGGGAATATTAACAATAAGTCATAATCTATTTTTATCGGTATCATCAAAGTCATTCTGATTTGACTTTGTGAGTGTATACATTTAATTTATCCAGTAGTTGCTGGCGGAATGTTAAGGAGGTCTAAATCATGGTTGAAGAAATTCAAAATGAATTAACAGAAGTAAGTACATTACAAGTGGGAGACATCGTAAAGGGCAAGGTTTCTAAAGTGGAAGATAAACAGGCCCTTGTTGATGTAGGTTATAAATTTGACGGTGTGATCCCCATCAGTGAGGTTTCCAGCCTTCATATAGAGAGGGTGGGAGATGTTTTACAAGAGGGGGATGAGGTGGAGCTTAAGGTCATTCGCCTAAATGATGAAAAAGATGAACTTGTTCTTTCCAAACGCGCTGTTGATAACGAAAAAGCATGGAAAACATTGGCGGAAAAGGTTCAGAACAACGAGTCTTTTGATGTTGTTATTGCCGATGTGGTAAAGGGAGGCCTTGTTGTTGATTTGGGAGTACGTGCCTTTATTCCTGCTTCCCATGTAGAACAATTCTTTGTGGAGGATTTTTCAGATTATAAAGGACGTACTTTAAAAGTGAAGATTATTGAATTGGATCAAGAAAAAAATAAAGTGATTCTCTCCCATCGCGCTGTTTTGGAAGAAGAAGCGGAGCAACAGAAGGAAAAGATCTTTGAAAAATTATCTCCAGGGGAAGTTTTGGAAGGTACCGTCCAGAGACTTACCGATTTTGGAGCTTTTGTTGATGTGGGCGGGGTTGATGGTCTTGTTCACATCTCAGAATTGTCATGGAAAAGAGTGGCCACTCCTTCTGAAGTTGTAAAAGAGGGAGATGTCGTCAAAGTGAAAGTTCTAAAAGTGGACAAAGAAAACGAAAGAATTAGTTTAAGCATTAAAGCAACCCTACCCGGTCCTTGGGAAGAAGCCGGAACCAAATTCAAGATTGGCGATGTAGTGAAGGGGACTGTAAAAAGATTGGTAAGCTTTGGAGCATTTGTAGAAATTGCTCCCGGGGTTGAAGGTTTGGTTCATATTTCTCAAATTGCAAACCGCCATATCGGGACTCCTGGCGAGGTGTTAAAGGAAGGTCAGGAAGTAGAAGCCAAAATTATTGACATGAATCTCGCAGAAAAACGAATCAGTCTTAGCATCAAAGAAGTTGAACAGGAGAAAGCAGCAAAGGTGGTTGAAAAACATAAAGAGGAATATACATCATCCGGAATGGGTGTTACATTGGGTGATGTGTTGGGGGATAAATTACGCAATTTAAAATAAGGTGATTTCATGTCGAGAGAGTTGCGGAAAGCGGAACATATTCGATTGGCCCTTTCCACAGAGGAACAAATATTTGGGAATGGCTTGAATGATATTCAATTTGTCCATAATTGCATACCCAATATTAATCTAGATGAGATTCGATTAAACACCATAATCGGCGAACTGGTTTTGAGTTCGCCGATTATCCTTAATGCCATGACTGGGGGCTCCAAAGAGTCAGAAAAGATTAATCAATCTCTTGCCATTGTTTCAAGGGAACTGGATTTTCCTATGGCTGTAGGTTCTCAAATGGCTGCAGTAATGGATCCCTCCTTGGCTTCTTCCTATTCTATCGTAAGGAAAGAGAACCCAAATGGTATTCTCTTTGCCAATCTCGGGTCTGAAGCAACGATTGAACAGGCCAAAGTAGCCGTTGAAATGATAGAGGCTAATGCCATCCAGATTCATTTGAATGCTGTTCAAGAGTTGGTTATGCCTGAAGGGGATAAAAACTTCAAGGGTATGATTGAACGTCTCAGAAGGATTATAGAAGAGATGCCGATTCCTGTTATTGTAAAAGAAGTTGGATTTGGAATGGCAAGGGAGGAAATCCTTCTTCTTAGCCAAATAGGAGCGGATGCAGTAGATATTGGCGGATTTGGCGGAACCAATTTTGCTCAGATTGAAAATAAGAGAAGAAATGAAAACCCGTTTCCCCTTTTTAACCAGTGGGGAATTCATACGGCAGAAAGTTTATTGGAAGGAAGGGGCTGCCATGTTCAACTCATTGCTTCCGGCGGCATATATCATGGCCTGGATGTAGCAAAAGCGATTGCTTTGGGTGCCGATGCCGTAGGGATTGCCAGGCCTTTTTTAAAATCTGTTTATGAATCCGGCATTGAAGAAGCAATAAAAAAAGGGAAGTCAATTTTGGATGAATTACGTCTGGTGATGGCGGCGTTAGGAATTTCTAACATACAAGAATTGAAAAGGACACCTTTGGTTATTATGGGTAAAACTGCAGAATGGGCAAAATTAAGAGGAGTTGATATTGCTTCATTTGCCCGAAGAAAAAGAGAACGGTAAATCACCGTTCTCTTTTTCTTCTCCCTTTTGCACCCTCAAGCTGACTCCATCATCATAATACCCAGATGTTCTTGAGGACTCCGTTCTTAAGCCTGGAAGCGGACTTTAGCAACGTTTTGGCTGAACTCGACTCGCTGTAGGTGCAAATCTTTGGTTCTGTTTTCGTCTAAAACTGACCTTTCTGATACATACTATGAATATGTAATGATGGATCATAAGTGGGTGATGTTTTATGAAGCCGGGTATTGTCTCATTCATGATCTTTTGGTTTGTAAATATCGTGTTATTTAGCGGATGGATGGACGGTTGGTTGTCAAAATTAAGAATGAAAGTATGGTTGTTTGCTGTTTTTTCATTATTGTATTTTGTTATGCTATTTTTTAACATTCAGTTTGGACAATTTAAGATCAATGGCGGATTTATGATATTCGCAATTTTTTTTCTCTATTTTGGGGAAAAAATTTTAGGAGATCATTTGCCTGCAACCGTGGCATCTGCCTTGCTGATTTCTTCTGTATATTTATTATTTCGGATGTTGGTGCGCATGGATCCTGTCCTGTTGGTTTACGATGAGCGATGGATGTTAACAGGACTTGTGACGATCATTGGGATTATGATTGCTGCAAATAAAGAGCAGATGATCTGGTTTATAGGAATCGGAATTCTGATTGGAGAAGCAGCGTTCCAATGGCATCTCAAAAATGATGTTCCCAATTCTGTGATAGGAACCAGTTTCTTTCTGGATGTCATTTGGTCCTCTTTAATGATCGGAGCAATTCTTAAAAGTGTTCTCTCAAAAATAGGAATTTTAACCTGGGTAAAGAAGAGAGTGTTAAAGCAGGTGTAAAGAAGGTGAATTTCGTCAGTACGTATACAACAGCTGTTATATTAGGCGTTTTGTTTGGTTTTTTTTCTCGGCTAATCATGTTAAAAACCGATTATCGTCAATACCCTACCTATCCCCATGGTAGGGTAATCCATATTTCCCTTGGTCTGATCGCTGCTGGCCTTGGTTCCGTTGCTGTTCCAGCGTTGTTAAAGCAGGATTATACCGCAATAACTTTCCTGGGTTTAGCGGCCCAACAGTTTAGAGATGTTAGGAATATGGAGCGGAACACATTGACTGAATTGGATAAAATGGAACTTGTGCCAAGGGGGGCAACCTATATTGAGGGAATTGCCATGGTCTTTGAAGGGAGAAATTATCTGGTGATCTTTACTTCTTTCGTGACGGCTTTGGCATCCGTATTATTCACCTGGAAGGTAGGAATTCTTGTGGGAACATTGGCCCTTCTCATCGATAAGCTGTTTATGGGGGGAAAGAAACTGGGAGATATTGTGGATATCAAACATGAAGAGGTTCGTATTGACGGACCTAACATCTATGTGGGAGATATTTACATTATGAATATAGGGTTAGTGGATTCCCGGGAGAAGATAAAAGAACATGCATTAGGATTTATCATCACTCCCAAAAATAAAAACAGTGTGGCTACCATTGCAAACTTGGGACAGCGGCAAGCGATCTTACATGATGTCTCTACCATATTAGGAGTATATCGAGATACCGGGGAGCCATCCCTTGTCCCACTGGCAAAACGTGATTTGTCCACGGGAAGACTAGGGGTCTTTCTACTGCCCCAAGAGAGGGATATACAAAAAGCAATAGAAATCATCGGGAAGATCCCTGTATTAGAAAGTGCGGTTCGACTTCCTGGGGAAACTTCAGTTCAGGGGGGTGAAGAATGATGGGGACCACCCTTGAAAAAGTGATTTTAGCTGTCATTACCATGCACCCGGAAAAAATCGGCGGAACTGGTCCGTTTTTTTACGTATCGGATGAAGAAGAATTACAGCAGATTTCATTTACCCTAGAGAAAATATTGGACGGAGTTGCCCATGAAGTAGACAAGGGGATCCTCATTATTGTCAGGCATTCATGAACATCCTGTGTTTAGTCCGTTATTCCATTACATTAGATCTATTGCATTTTCGAAATTGGTCCAACTTGTTATCCTATTGCTTGCACGAAGTTTGTTTTCAGCTTAGAATATATAGAGATGTGAAAGCGGTAAAAAGTAATTAGAGAAGGAGTACTTGCATGGCAAAATCAGTTGTAGCCATTGTTGGTAGACCCAATGTAGGAAAATCAACATTGTTTAACCGACTTGTTGGCGAAAGAATTGCAATCGTTGAGGATCGCCCAGGAGTAACAAGGGATCGCATATACAGTAAAGCCGAATGGCTGGATAGAACGTTTCATCTTATTGATACGGGTGGTATTGAAATAGAAGGGGAGGACGAGTTTCTTCTTCAAGTAAGACAACAGGCGGAATTAGCCATTCATGAGGCCGATGTCATCATCTTTATGGTTGATGGCAAATCCGGATTAATGCCATCCGATCATGAGATTGCCAAAATTCTTTACAAATCAAAAAAACCGGTGGTGTTAGCTGTAAATAAAGTGGACAATCCCAATATGTTTCATCAGGTTTATGAGTTTTATGAATTGGGATTTGGGGAGCCTATTGGAATTTCCTCCTCCCATGCCTTGGGAATAGGGGATCTTTTAGATGAAGTGATTCAATATTTTCCTGAAAATGATGATGACGATTATGGGGAAGAAGTAATCAAGGTTTCCCTAATTGGCAGACCTAATGTGGGAAAATCATCCCTTGTAAACGCCATATTGGGAGAAGAGCGTGTGATCGTCAGTCCAATAGCCGGGACAACCCGAGATGCCATTGATACGCCCTTTGAAATCGGAGATCAAAAATATGTCCTAATTGATACGGCTGGAATGCGAAAAAGGGGTAAGGTTTACGAAAGAACAGAAAAATACAGTGTGCTTAGGGCTTTGAAAGCCATCGAGCGTTCAGATGTTGCTCTGGTTGTTTTAGATGGGGATCAGGGAATTATTGAGCAAGATAAAAAAATAGCCGGTTATGCCCATCAGTCTGGCAGGGGAGTTATCATCGTTGTAAATAAATGGGATATCGTTGAAAAAGATGATAAGACAATGCAGCGTTTTACCGAAGAAATTAGAACGGAATTCCAATTCCTGGATTATGCCCCGATTTTATTTGTTTCAGCCAAAACTAAAAGAAGAGTATCTGCTATTCTTCCGAAAATCAATGAAGTGGCTGAACATCACTCTATGAGGGTATCAACCTCAGTGCTGAATGATCTATTAGCAGATGCCATTGCTTTAAACCCACCTCCTGCTGATAAAGGAAGGAGGCTGAAAATTTATTATATAACCCAAGTGGCTGTGAAGCCTCCTACATTTGTTGTGTTTGTGAATGAACCGGAATTGATGCATTTTTCCTATGAAAGATACTTAGAAAATAAAATTAGGGAAAGCTTTGTATTTGAGGGGACACCAATACGTATATTCACGAGGAAAAAGTCTTAAGGGGAAGTGACAATGTGGAATGGATCATTTCAATAATTCTCGCTTACTTGCTTGGTTCGATCAGCTTTAGTTACATTGTAGGAAAAAAACTAGCCAATATTGATATTCGCCAGCACGGCAGTGGCAATGCTGGGGCCACCAATACCTTGAGGGTATTGGGAAAAGGCCCTGCTGCATTGGTGTTTTTATTGGATGTACTAAAAGGAGTTGCTTCCGTTTTGACTGCAAAATATCTGGGGGATGGAAGTCATGCGATCATGATCACCAGTGGATTGGCTTCTATCGTCGGACATAATTGGCCGGTATTCTTTCATTTTAAAGGTGGAAAGGGAGTAGCAACAACTATAGGGGTAATGGCAACTCTTGTATTTAAAGCAGCATTTTTCGCAGGAATTTTCGCTATTTTATCGATTGTTATTACTCGGTATGTTTCTTTGGGTTCGCTGATTTTTGCTACCCTGTTATCTGTTTTTATATATTTTTTAGATTATGAGTTGATATATTTGTACGTAGGATTGCTCATTACGATTCTGGCTTATATTCGACATTACAAAAATATTATTAATCTTATGAAGGGTAAAGAAAGAAGGTTGGGAGATTCTAAGCGAAGCCTATAAGGGACTGTTGAATAAGTAATTTTTTAAACAGTCTCTATAACAGGAGGGATGTCCTAAATGAACAATGAAGTGATCGTCATAGGTGCAGGGAGTTGGGGTACAGCCCTTTCTATTGTGTTGGCTGATAATGGATATCAAGTTACGTTGGTATCAAGAAAAGAGAAACAGGTTGAAGAGATTAATGAACAACATACCAATGAAAAATATTTGCCAGGAGTGATTCTTCCTGACTCCATTTATGCTGCTTCATCCATAGATGGATCAATAAAAAATAAGAGGATGGTATTATTGGCTGTCCCTTCCCATGTGATTCGAGAAATGGCACAAAAAATCTCCCCTTATTTATGCGAGGATACTTTAATTGTTCATGCTGCAAAAGGATTAGAGATTAATTCCTTAAAGAGAATGAGTGAAGTGATTCGTGAGGAGATTTCGCCTCTATTCCATAACCGATTAGTAGTACTATCCGGGCCCAGCCATGCGGAAGAGGTTAGTCATCGTTCTCCTACTACTATTGTCGTTGCTTCAGAAGATATGAAGAGCGCTGAAGAGGCTCAGGATATATTTATTAACCAACACTTTCGCGTATATACTAACCCCGATGTGATTGGAGTGGAAATTGGTGGAGCCTTAAAAAATATTATTGCACTGGGCGCGGGACTATCGGATGGGTTGGGATTCGGAGACAACGCAAAGGCAGCTTTGATGACGAGAGGACTTGCTGAGATTGGCAGATTAGGCGTTGAATTAGGTGCCAATCCCCTCACATTTGCGGGTCTGGCTGGAGTTGGAGATTTAATCGTCACCTGTACGAGCAAGCATAGCCGTAATTGGCGGGCTGGCTATATGATTGGGCAGGGTCAATCCCTTGATCAAGTACTCAGCTCCATGGGGATGGTTGTAGAAGGGGTGAAAACAACAAAGGCTGCCCATCAACTGTCATTGTACAAAGAAGTGGAAATGCCAATTACTGCCCAGCTTTACAAAGTTTTGTTTGAGGGTAAAAATCCTAAACATGCCGTAGAGGACTTAATGGGAAGAGGTAGAACCCATGAAATGGAGGAAATTGCCTCACACATGTTTCCTTTTCCCAAATAATGCACCGATTCAGCATCCTTCTCATATGATACTTTGACAAAGTAATGAGGAGGATTAAAAATGAGTAATCGTTTCTCTAAGGATATGTTTGACAAATTAAAAAAGAAAACTAGAAACTTGGATGAACATGCATTAAAGAAATTAGCGAATGGTGTAACACCAGGTGACTTAAACGACGAAGATAAGGCAAAGGAATTGGTTAGGAAATTATCCAAAGCAGTAAATGTGCCTCTGTCAAAGGGAAAAGAAGAAAAAATCCTTAAATATTTAAAGGACCATCCAATTACCCCCAGTGATGTCAGCAAGGTTAAAAAAATGTGGAATGACAAAGGGTGACTACTGCTAGTCACCCTTTTCCTCTCTATCATCGTTGGACAAAAGTGCTTGCACCAGCGGTGATTGCAAAAATTTACCGATTTGTTCAAAATCAATTTTGCTGATGCTATTTAATAAATTAGGTGAATTCCTTCCAATCCTTCGTTTCAAATAGCTGAATTTCTCCATTTTTTCAAGCAGGTTGTATAAGGAATCCATGGTTCTTTCCAGTTCTTGAATACTTGTGCTCGCATCTCTAATTCCTGTTCTAAATCTGGTCAGTCTGTCTTTAAGTGGTGAAAAGTCTTCAATAGGCCCTACCGAAGAGAGATCTGAGTCCGCTTTAATCGATTTAAGCTTTTGCTTTTGCATAGGCTTTACAGAATTTCTGGGTAAACGAGGCTTTTGCAGATCAACATTTCGCTTTTTCTGCAAGGGCTTAATGGCGTAAGGATTTCGCCATTTTTCGTTTTGGGTCATCATTTTCCCCCCATATCCCGATCTTAATTCATAATATCATATGCGAGTAACTTGACATAGGTTCTGAACCGGGATAACTTATGATATAATTATTTCAAATGATTTGGGTGAAACTAAACATCCATGACCCTACGGGTCACAAATTGATATGAAAAGGTATTTTCATATCAAAAATTATCTTGTTTCATAAACAAGGATTGGGTGATTTGTGATGTTAGAAGCATTTATTGCTATTTTTTTACTCATATTGGCAAATTTATTAATCACCTTAGCCAGACATAAACTGCACGGTTTTTTAAAGCGTATTGTTACTATTTTTGCTTATTTGTTACTAATACCAGCTTTTATTTTTGGTTTGCGGGTGATTTTTTAACTGGCTAGAACTCTCATGAAAGGGAGAAAATAAAAACAACAGAGGAGAAAATCATGAAAGTAGAGCTATTGATATTACCGGAAGGAAAGAAAGTGATTGGAAATCAAGGACTAACAGTTTTGGAGATTGCCAAAAAGAACCGGGTTTTTATTTCATCTAAGTGTAATGGAAAAGCTTCCTGCTCATCTTGTAAAATAAAAGTAATCAATGGAAATTTTTCACCGGTCAATGAATTGGAAAGAAGGAGATTATCGGAGAATCAAATAAAAGATGGGTACCGGTTGGCATGCCAGTTGAACGTGGTAGGTGGCGGATCCATAGAAATTCCCGAGGATCCGTTTAAAGCAGTAGTCAGGGCAAAATTGGCAGCTCAGGCAGCAAATAAAGAAGATCTGCTTTAGGAGGACCCTTAGATGGGAAAGAGAATGATTCTTTTTCTTTTAGTTGCTATTTTTTTGACAGGCTGCATGTATCCGCAAGAAAGAAGGATGGAGAATATCCCGGTGGATCAAAGTGTGAAAATGGTCCAGGAAGCTGTTGAGCAATTTCAGGAAGAGACGACCGTATTGCCCATTGAAACCCGGCCGGCAGACACTCCTGTTTATGAAAAATATATCATTGATTTTGGAAAACTTGTCCCCCGTTACATTCCTTTTGTACCCACAAACGCCTTTGAAAATGGGGGAATATACAAATATGTTCTTGTTGATGTTGAAACTGAGCCAAAGGTGAAATTGCTAAATTTATACCTTTTAAATGAGATTAACGACATTCAACGAAGGGTTAATTTATACAAATACAAAACGACGGCATTGCCTGTGAAAAGCATGATTGACAAAAATTATTTTACCATTGACTTTTCACAATTAAACCGGAAGGCTCCAGAAATAAAAAGCCCTTTCACTTCTAATTTCTTGCCAGTGATAATGGATATAAATGGAAAAGTTGGAATTGATTACAGCATGGACTTGATGATTAAGCTGAAAGAAGTGGTGCAGCTTCCGCCTGATGGAGAGGATATTCGGGATTTGCTTGTAAATGATTCGTATTTTGTACCCGTCGCATCCTTTGAATATACCCTTAAAAATAATGAACCTGTATTTTTGTTTAAGGATGAAGGGAATCAGCTAAGATAGGGATGGGAATCAAATGAGCAGAGATGATCTGCTCATTTTTTTTTGAATTACGTCATATTGATGGGAAAGATTCATATATTTATACTGTCCAAATCTATGTACGAGGCAGTTGTTAAGCCATACGTTAACACTTTTTAGGAGGGGATCTCGTGGAGCGTATTGATATTTTTAAAGATATTGCTGAGCGGACCGGCGGTGATATTTATGTAGGGGTTGTAGGTCCAGTTCGCACAGGAAAATCTACATTCATCAAACGGTTTATGGAACATGTTGTTCTCCCTAATATTTCCCATGAAGGAGATCGACTAAGAGCTACTGATGAA encodes the following:
- the cmk gene encoding (d)CMP kinase, encoding MNHHFLSIAIDGPAGAGKSTVAQILAQKLGYTYIDTGAMYRALTWKALREGISPHDEEGLVALLQDMAYSFPYRDQEQKIYVNGEDISEFIRDPEVTRHVSEVAKWPQVRRELVERQRELASKSNVVMDGRDIGSHVLPHANTKIFLTASIEERALRRYQDLLNKGYLADLEQIKDEIILRDKKDSEREHFPLKVASNAVILDTTGHSIEEVVSKIIKIHRTKIGGGE
- a CDS encoding lysophospholipid acyltransferase family protein, with product MWYKIFKFLFQVLFRSLYFWKIAGTHYIPKNGPVIICSNHINNLDPPLVGSAIKRKVYFMAKEELFRIPVLSYLITKFGAFPVKRGSADIQALKQSLRILKDGNVLGIFPEGTRSKTGKLGKPYPGAASIALKSKAVVIPAAIIGPYRLFRPVTIIFGPPVDLSMFYDQKGNETVEMASEKIMNAIGEIIDSYQGNINNKS
- the rpsA gene encoding 30S ribosomal protein S1; this translates as MVEEIQNELTEVSTLQVGDIVKGKVSKVEDKQALVDVGYKFDGVIPISEVSSLHIERVGDVLQEGDEVELKVIRLNDEKDELVLSKRAVDNEKAWKTLAEKVQNNESFDVVIADVVKGGLVVDLGVRAFIPASHVEQFFVEDFSDYKGRTLKVKIIELDQEKNKVILSHRAVLEEEAEQQKEKIFEKLSPGEVLEGTVQRLTDFGAFVDVGGVDGLVHISELSWKRVATPSEVVKEGDVVKVKVLKVDKENERISLSIKATLPGPWEEAGTKFKIGDVVKGTVKRLVSFGAFVEIAPGVEGLVHISQIANRHIGTPGEVLKEGQEVEAKIIDMNLAEKRISLSIKEVEQEKAAKVVEKHKEEYTSSGMGVTLGDVLGDKLRNLK
- the fni gene encoding type 2 isopentenyl-diphosphate Delta-isomerase, which codes for MSRELRKAEHIRLALSTEEQIFGNGLNDIQFVHNCIPNINLDEIRLNTIIGELVLSSPIILNAMTGGSKESEKINQSLAIVSRELDFPMAVGSQMAAVMDPSLASSYSIVRKENPNGILFANLGSEATIEQAKVAVEMIEANAIQIHLNAVQELVMPEGDKNFKGMIERLRRIIEEMPIPVIVKEVGFGMAREEILLLSQIGADAVDIGGFGGTNFAQIENKRRNENPFPLFNQWGIHTAESLLEGRGCHVQLIASGGIYHGLDVAKAIALGADAVGIARPFLKSVYESGIEEAIKKGKSILDELRLVMAALGISNIQELKRTPLVIMGKTAEWAKLRGVDIASFARRKRER
- a CDS encoding YphA family membrane protein, translated to MKPGIVSFMIFWFVNIVLFSGWMDGWLSKLRMKVWLFAVFSLLYFVMLFFNIQFGQFKINGGFMIFAIFFLYFGEKILGDHLPATVASALLISSVYLLFRMLVRMDPVLLVYDERWMLTGLVTIIGIMIAANKEQMIWFIGIGILIGEAAFQWHLKNDVPNSVIGTSFFLDVIWSSLMIGAILKSVLSKIGILTWVKKRVLKQV
- a CDS encoding YIEGIA family protein, translating into MNFVSTYTTAVILGVLFGFFSRLIMLKTDYRQYPTYPHGRVIHISLGLIAAGLGSVAVPALLKQDYTAITFLGLAAQQFRDVRNMERNTLTELDKMELVPRGATYIEGIAMVFEGRNYLVIFTSFVTALASVLFTWKVGILVGTLALLIDKLFMGGKKLGDIVDIKHEEVRIDGPNIYVGDIYIMNIGLVDSREKIKEHALGFIITPKNKNSVATIANLGQRQAILHDVSTILGVYRDTGEPSLVPLAKRDLSTGRLGVFLLPQERDIQKAIEIIGKIPVLESAVRLPGETSVQGGEE
- a CDS encoding capping complex subunit for YIEGIA encodes the protein MMGTTLEKVILAVITMHPEKIGGTGPFFYVSDEEELQQISFTLEKILDGVAHEVDKGILIIVRHS
- the der gene encoding ribosome biogenesis GTPase Der, with amino-acid sequence MAKSVVAIVGRPNVGKSTLFNRLVGERIAIVEDRPGVTRDRIYSKAEWLDRTFHLIDTGGIEIEGEDEFLLQVRQQAELAIHEADVIIFMVDGKSGLMPSDHEIAKILYKSKKPVVLAVNKVDNPNMFHQVYEFYELGFGEPIGISSSHALGIGDLLDEVIQYFPENDDDDYGEEVIKVSLIGRPNVGKSSLVNAILGEERVIVSPIAGTTRDAIDTPFEIGDQKYVLIDTAGMRKRGKVYERTEKYSVLRALKAIERSDVALVVLDGDQGIIEQDKKIAGYAHQSGRGVIIVVNKWDIVEKDDKTMQRFTEEIRTEFQFLDYAPILFVSAKTKRRVSAILPKINEVAEHHSMRVSTSVLNDLLADAIALNPPPADKGRRLKIYYITQVAVKPPTFVVFVNEPELMHFSYERYLENKIRESFVFEGTPIRIFTRKKS
- the plsY gene encoding glycerol-3-phosphate 1-O-acyltransferase PlsY, whose protein sequence is MEWIISIILAYLLGSISFSYIVGKKLANIDIRQHGSGNAGATNTLRVLGKGPAALVFLLDVLKGVASVLTAKYLGDGSHAIMITSGLASIVGHNWPVFFHFKGGKGVATTIGVMATLVFKAAFFAGIFAILSIVITRYVSLGSLIFATLLSVFIYFLDYELIYLYVGLLITILAYIRHYKNIINLMKGKERRLGDSKRSL
- a CDS encoding NAD(P)H-dependent glycerol-3-phosphate dehydrogenase gives rise to the protein MNNEVIVIGAGSWGTALSIVLADNGYQVTLVSRKEKQVEEINEQHTNEKYLPGVILPDSIYAASSIDGSIKNKRMVLLAVPSHVIREMAQKISPYLCEDTLIVHAAKGLEINSLKRMSEVIREEISPLFHNRLVVLSGPSHAEEVSHRSPTTIVVASEDMKSAEEAQDIFINQHFRVYTNPDVIGVEIGGALKNIIALGAGLSDGLGFGDNAKAALMTRGLAEIGRLGVELGANPLTFAGLAGVGDLIVTCTSKHSRNWRAGYMIGQGQSLDQVLSSMGMVVEGVKTTKAAHQLSLYKEVEMPITAQLYKVLFEGKNPKHAVEDLMGRGRTHEMEEIASHMFPFPK
- a CDS encoding stage VI sporulation protein F, whose translation is MSNRFSKDMFDKLKKKTRNLDEHALKKLANGVTPGDLNDEDKAKELVRKLSKAVNVPLSKGKEEKILKYLKDHPITPSDVSKVKKMWNDKG
- a CDS encoding DUF2768 family protein, yielding MLEAFIAIFLLILANLLITLARHKLHGFLKRIVTIFAYLLLIPAFIFGLRVIF
- a CDS encoding 2Fe-2S iron-sulfur cluster-binding protein, coding for MKVELLILPEGKKVIGNQGLTVLEIAKKNRVFISSKCNGKASCSSCKIKVINGNFSPVNELERRRLSENQIKDGYRLACQLNVVGGGSIEIPEDPFKAVVRAKLAAQAANKEDLL